From one Humulus lupulus chromosome 8, drHumLupu1.1, whole genome shotgun sequence genomic stretch:
- the LOC133796659 gene encoding shaggy-related protein kinase theta codes for MNMMRRLKSIASGRTSISSDPGADGSTKRAKVDQDMEQVNVESNAIQESASNLQQHVPSTALENVACTSTLPSIANSESKVEEMAEKTSYDQLPKELHEMKIRDEKANSRDEKDMEPTVINGHGTETGQIIATTVGGRNGLPKQTISYMAERVVGTGSFGVVFQAKCLETGEAVAIKKVLQDKRYKNRELQVMRLLDHPNVIQLKHCFFSTTDKDELYLNLVLEFVSDTVYRVSKNYIRSTQHMPLINVRLYTYQICRALNYLHHVVGVCHRDIKPQNLLVNSQTHQLKICDFGSAKMLVPGEPNISYICSRYYRAPELIFGATEYTTAIDMWSVGCVMAELLLGQPLFPGESGVDQLVEIIKILGTPTREEIRCMNPNYTEFKFPQIKAHPWHKIFHKRMPPEAVDLVSRLLQYSPNLRCTALEACAHPFFDELRDPNAVLPNGRALPPLFNFTAQELAGASTELRHRLIPEHARN; via the exons ATGAATATGATGCGTCGCCTTAAGAGCATTGCCTCGGGTCGGACCTCAATCTCATCGGACCCT GGTGCGGATGGTAGTACAAAGAGAGCAAAGGTTGATCAAGATATGGAGCAAGTAAATGTTGAATCAAATGCCATTCAGGAAAGTGCTTCTAATTTACAGCAGCATGTGCCATCTACTGCACTGGAAAATGTTGCGTGCACGTCTACTTTACCTTCAATTGCTAACTCCGAGTCAAAAGTCGAGGAAATGGCAGAGAAAACTAGCTATGATCAGCTCCCCAAAGAATTGCACGAAATGAAAATTAGAGATGAGAAAGCTAATAGCCGTGATGAAAAG GACATGGAACCCACTGTTATAAATGGTCATGGAACGGAAACAGGTCAGATTATAGCAACAACAGTTGGTGGCCGAAATGGACTACCGAAACAG ACAATTTCGTATATGGCAGAACGTGTTGTTGGAACTGGTTCTTTTGGTGTTGTCTTTCAG GCAAAGTGCTTGGAAACGGGTGAGGCAGTTGCAATTAAGAAGGTTCTACAAGACAAGAGATACAAGAATCGAGAACTTCAAGTTATGCGCTTGCTTGACCATCCCAATGTCATTCAATTGAAGCATTGTTTCTTTTCAACAACTGATAAAGACGAGCTGTATCTTAACCTGGTCCTTGAGTTTGTATCTGATACTGTCTATCGAGTTTCAAAGAATTATATTAGGTCAACTCAACATATGCCTCTGATCAATGTGCGACTTTATACATATCAG ATCTGTCGTGCATTAAATTACCTACATCATGTTGTTGGTGTGTGTCATCGTGACATTAAGCCCCAAAATTTGCTG GTTAATTCTCAAACACATCAGCTTAAGATATGTGATTTTGGGAGTGCAAAAATGCTG GTGCCAGGTGAACCCAACATATCGTATATTTGCTCACGGTATTACAGGGCTCCTGAACTTATATTTGGCGCTACCGAGTATACCACTGCAATTGATATGTGGTCTGTTGGTTGTGTCATGGCTGAGCTACTTCTAGGACAG CCATTGTTTCCTGGGGAGAGCGGTGTTGATCAGTTGGTGGAAATTATCAAG ATTCTCGGGACACCAACAAGAGAAGAAATTCGATGCATGAACCCAAATTACACTGAATTCAAGTTTCCTCAGATCAAAGCACACCCATGGCACAAG ATATTCCACAAGCGAATGCCCCCTGAAGCAGTTGACTTGGTGTCACGGCTGCTCCAATATTCACCAAATCTTCGTTGCACCGCT TTGGAAGCATGTGCGCATCCCTTCTTCGACGAGTTACGAGACCCAAATGCGGTGTTACCTAATGGCCGAGCTCTACCTCCTTTATTCAATTTTACAGCTCAAg AATTGGCTGGTGCATCAACTGAGTTGCGACATCGTCTTATTCCCGAGCATGCAAGGAATTAA